A genomic stretch from Shewanella sediminis HAW-EB3 includes:
- a CDS encoding gluconate 2-dehydrogenase subunit 3 family protein, with amino-acid sequence MLNKSLLEKGILEKSQLGNKTALFPNDKGLTSAGAAKREHGSIKAEFVSAYNSGLNRRAFLRQTGAAAVLLGLLGAKPSAVIAEEAEDKVENDRGLEDFNAHSRGVVEAVQLQLFPDDGDGPSAKQLNGFQYLSWALDDPENVAEGDKAFILKGVGWLEEQSKATQGESFIKLSLIQQDTVMKQISQTRAGENWLSLLLYYLLESLTLDPVYGGNPDGIGWKWLEHQPGFPQPVKGKTYLDFS; translated from the coding sequence ATGTTAAACAAGAGTCTGTTAGAGAAAGGTATCTTAGAAAAGAGTCAGTTAGGAAATAAAACTGCTTTATTTCCTAACGACAAGGGGCTCACATCTGCCGGGGCTGCTAAGCGTGAGCATGGGTCAATTAAAGCTGAATTTGTGAGCGCCTATAATTCCGGACTCAATCGGCGTGCTTTTTTAAGGCAGACCGGAGCCGCGGCCGTGTTGCTCGGCTTGCTTGGGGCTAAACCCAGTGCCGTGATAGCAGAAGAAGCAGAGGACAAAGTAGAGAATGACAGGGGATTAGAAGACTTCAATGCCCATAGCCGCGGTGTTGTCGAGGCGGTGCAGTTGCAGCTATTTCCCGATGATGGCGATGGCCCTTCGGCCAAGCAGCTTAATGGATTTCAGTACCTGAGTTGGGCATTGGACGATCCTGAAAATGTAGCCGAGGGTGATAAGGCGTTTATTCTCAAAGGCGTAGGCTGGTTAGAGGAACAGTCAAAGGCGACTCAGGGCGAGAGCTTTATAAAATTGTCACTCATTCAACAAGATACGGTGATGAAACAGATTTCACAAACCCGGGCCGGTGAAAACTGGTTATCGTTACTGCTCTATTATCTCCTCGAGTCACTGACCCTGGATCCTGTCTATGGCGGCAATCCCGATGGTATTGGCTGGAAGTGGCTGGAGCACCAGCCTGGTTTTCCTCAGCCCGTTAAGGGAAAAACCTATTTAGATTTTAGCTAA
- a CDS encoding peroxiredoxin family protein, giving the protein MRRDVSLFSGLNFLVIRALALVVASAFALSVGGSVSAEPLKVGEIAPNFTINQIDNTPFKLSEFKGKQSVYLIFWNTWCGHCMKKVPQLMTIEREFGEQVKLLAINTSWSDSLAEISQFQARFEANYAIAFDDNAEITHRYGVMGTPTGFLVDINGVIRQVDGITHTLAANIEQWNRVSGTEGKPVVLAGAVCDKDSLC; this is encoded by the coding sequence ATGAGAAGAGATGTTTCACTGTTTTCGGGTTTGAATTTTTTGGTGATCAGGGCTCTGGCTTTGGTAGTGGCTTCGGCGTTTGCTTTGAGTGTCGGCGGGTCGGTCAGCGCCGAGCCGTTAAAAGTGGGTGAGATAGCGCCAAACTTCACAATCAATCAAATCGATAACACTCCTTTCAAACTTAGCGAGTTTAAGGGGAAGCAATCAGTCTATCTGATCTTTTGGAATACCTGGTGTGGCCACTGTATGAAGAAGGTGCCTCAGTTGATGACTATTGAGCGTGAGTTCGGTGAGCAGGTTAAGTTACTTGCGATCAATACCAGCTGGAGTGATTCTTTAGCCGAGATATCTCAATTTCAGGCCAGATTCGAGGCTAATTACGCCATCGCCTTCGATGATAATGCCGAAATCACCCATAGATACGGGGTTATGGGCACACCTACCGGTTTCCTTGTCGATATCAATGGGGTAATAAGACAGGTCGATGGGATAACCCATACGTTGGCGGCCAACATTGAACAGTGGAATCGAGTGTCAGGCACTGAAGGGAAGCCCGTGGTGCTGGCGGGGGCAGTGTGCGACAAGGACAGCTTATGTTAA
- a CDS encoding NAD(P)/FAD-dependent oxidoreductase, which produces MMNPETNRNKNKEVAVIGGGIIGLCSAYYLHKAGRSVVVVDKGEIGKACSFGNAGYITPSHFVPLAAPGMIQKGLKWMLNPQSPFFVRPSLNLDFLLWLWSFAKKCTKQHTLNTQEAILDINLKSLALYEELHNEEDLEFQFYQKGLLMLYKTEKELKEEAETVKQANRLGLNAKMLSPSELKCLEPNIDFDVIGAAHYPEDAHIAPYELLNSLRVYLETRGVEFIEHAEITSFNTDSLTSPSGDNTADKNRPRKLVSAGYTKGSEKGNIEADEFILANGAWSGQTAASLGLKIPVQAGKGISITLSNDPDNKCAPATFDCRTPFILSEAKVAVTPFNNEIRFGGTMELGVLANQERRGISQNRIKGLLKSAGRYLPAFRADSIDQSLFWSGFRPCSPDGLPIIGRCHPYTNLTVSTGHAMMGLSLGPISGKLVSEIITGSKTSVNLGPFDPNRFHSEGKIA; this is translated from the coding sequence ATGATGAATCCAGAAACTAATCGAAATAAAAACAAAGAGGTGGCTGTAATAGGCGGCGGAATTATCGGACTCTGTAGCGCTTATTACCTACACAAGGCTGGTAGGTCGGTGGTAGTCGTAGATAAAGGAGAGATTGGTAAGGCCTGCTCTTTCGGTAATGCCGGCTATATCACGCCCAGTCACTTCGTTCCGCTGGCAGCGCCGGGTATGATACAAAAAGGCTTAAAGTGGATGTTAAATCCTCAGAGTCCCTTCTTCGTTCGCCCGAGTCTCAATCTCGACTTTTTACTCTGGCTCTGGTCCTTCGCTAAAAAATGCACCAAGCAACACACCTTAAATACCCAAGAGGCCATCCTAGATATCAACCTTAAGTCTTTAGCCCTCTACGAAGAGCTCCACAATGAAGAGGACCTTGAATTTCAGTTTTATCAGAAAGGCCTGTTAATGCTCTATAAGACAGAGAAAGAGTTGAAGGAGGAGGCCGAAACCGTCAAACAGGCTAACAGACTGGGCCTAAATGCAAAGATGCTCAGCCCAAGTGAGCTTAAATGTCTGGAGCCCAATATCGATTTCGATGTCATAGGTGCGGCTCATTATCCGGAAGATGCACACATCGCCCCCTATGAGCTACTCAATAGCTTAAGAGTCTATCTCGAGACTCGGGGGGTCGAATTTATTGAGCACGCAGAGATCACATCCTTCAATACCGACTCGCTAACTAGCCCCTCTGGAGATAACACAGCTGACAAAAACAGACCGCGAAAACTTGTCTCGGCGGGCTATACCAAGGGCTCTGAAAAGGGGAACATCGAAGCCGATGAGTTTATTCTTGCCAATGGTGCCTGGTCGGGTCAAACGGCCGCAAGCTTAGGGTTGAAGATCCCCGTTCAGGCGGGGAAAGGGATCAGCATCACCTTAAGTAACGACCCGGACAATAAGTGCGCGCCCGCCACTTTTGACTGTAGAACCCCTTTTATCCTGAGTGAAGCTAAAGTTGCCGTCACGCCATTTAACAATGAGATCCGCTTCGGCGGCACGATGGAGCTGGGTGTACTGGCCAATCAGGAGCGAAGAGGGATCAGCCAAAACAGGATTAAGGGGCTGCTAAAATCGGCCGGTCGTTACCTGCCCGCATTCAGGGCTGACAGTATCGATCAGAGTCTGTTCTGGTCCGGCTTCAGGCCCTGCTCTCCCGATGGGTTACCTATCATAGGTCGCTGTCACCCATACACGAACCTGACGGTATCTACGGGGCATGCCATGATGGGGCTGAGCCTGGGGCCTATCTCCGGCAAACTGGTGAGTGAAATAATCACAGGCTCAAAAACCAGCGTCAACCTCGGCCCTTTCGATCCCAATAGATTTCACAGCGAAGGCAAAATAGCTTAG
- a CDS encoding Rid family hydrolase, translated as MSRTQIPSSSPYAGMIGFSRAVRIGNTLAIGGTAPLDKEGKIVGANDPAAQAQQCLNTITHTLEAAGASLDDVIRTRIMLTDIKDWHKVAEIHGKYFKHIYPSYLKMLVSELP; from the coding sequence ATGTCCCGAACCCAGATCCCAAGCTCAAGCCCCTATGCCGGTATGATAGGTTTTTCACGAGCCGTGCGAATCGGAAATACCTTAGCCATTGGCGGCACGGCTCCACTGGACAAGGAGGGGAAAATTGTAGGAGCTAACGATCCTGCGGCTCAGGCTCAACAATGCCTGAACACTATCACTCACACACTGGAAGCTGCGGGGGCAAGTTTAGATGATGTCATCAGGACCCGTATCATGCTCACAGATATTAAAGACTGGCATAAAGTGGCCGAGATCCATGGAAAATATTTTAAGCATATATACCCAAGCTACCTCAAGATGCTCGTTTCAGAGCTCCCGTAG
- a CDS encoding protein disulfide oxidoreductase, translating into MSDNNSADNTDTELKPTFFRRVLGWGRQLALLILFSMVFSAGLDMWRGKDIPRDDLPNISGISLKGESLDIAALSRDQAVLVYFWGTWCPVCNLVSPAVDVLSTSYSVVTVAMNSGADDKMVKYLKHKEYDFEVINDSSNDIARDWSVQLTPTIMVFKDGELKHYTTGFTSLPGMWWRMLFT; encoded by the coding sequence ATGAGCGATAATAACAGCGCCGATAACACTGATACTGAGCTTAAGCCGACTTTTTTCAGACGTGTCCTGGGTTGGGGGAGGCAGCTTGCTCTGTTGATACTGTTTTCCATGGTGTTCAGCGCGGGTCTGGATATGTGGCGAGGCAAAGATATCCCCAGAGATGATCTTCCCAACATTTCGGGTATTAGCCTGAAAGGGGAGAGCCTGGATATCGCCGCGCTGAGCAGAGACCAAGCCGTCTTGGTGTACTTCTGGGGCACATGGTGTCCCGTGTGTAACCTCGTTAGTCCAGCAGTGGATGTTCTATCGACGAGCTATTCAGTCGTCACGGTAGCGATGAATTCGGGAGCCGATGACAAGATGGTCAAATATCTCAAGCATAAAGAGTATGATTTTGAGGTGATTAATGACTCGAGTAATGACATTGCCAGAGACTGGTCGGTACAACTGACCCCGACCATAATGGTATTCAAGGATGGTGAACTTAAGCATTACACCACCGGGTTTACCAGTCTGCCTGGCATGTGGTGGCGAATGCTATTTACATAA
- a CDS encoding DsbA family protein, whose amino-acid sequence MKVLSRFNRVTDMLFQSRKAKFAMLATVAGSVFFLSSQLMTSQLAHADHSSFTDEQKLEIRAIVEDALVNDPELLKEAIIALQMREEDQMSQARGSLVEQHHAGLFETQTDPWKGAENPAITMVYFTDFNCPYCKKLEPSLDKLIEDYPQLRVITKMVPLQGEGSQKAVVLAQKVWLNEPEKYHALKDMLMSSPRRLDADAIAKVAKLTDTEQWLSKDDDRVVNVVRDNVSLMRDLGLSGTPSMIFGDTVIPGLVTYEVLKEQLEEVIQAKG is encoded by the coding sequence ATGAAAGTTCTATCACGTTTTAATCGCGTTACAGATATGCTGTTTCAATCCCGTAAGGCTAAATTTGCCATGCTGGCCACCGTTGCCGGTTCTGTATTTTTTCTCTCATCACAGTTGATGACCAGTCAGCTTGCTCACGCCGACCATAGTAGTTTTACCGATGAGCAAAAATTGGAGATCAGGGCGATTGTTGAAGATGCATTGGTCAACGATCCTGAGCTGTTAAAGGAGGCCATTATTGCATTACAGATGCGTGAAGAAGATCAGATGAGCCAGGCCAGAGGTAGTCTGGTTGAGCAGCATCACGCGGGATTATTTGAGACCCAAACCGACCCATGGAAAGGTGCCGAAAACCCAGCCATCACTATGGTCTACTTTACCGACTTTAACTGCCCATACTGTAAGAAGCTTGAGCCTTCATTGGACAAGTTAATCGAAGATTACCCGCAACTAAGGGTCATCACTAAGATGGTGCCACTACAGGGTGAGGGCTCTCAGAAAGCGGTCGTGCTGGCACAAAAAGTATGGCTTAACGAGCCTGAAAAATACCACGCGTTGAAGGATATGTTGATGTCCAGCCCGCGCAGACTCGACGCCGATGCTATCGCTAAGGTGGCTAAACTAACGGATACCGAGCAGTGGTTAAGCAAGGATGATGACCGCGTCGTCAACGTTGTGCGTGATAATGTCTCCCTGATGAGAGACTTAGGACTAAGTGGTACGCCGAGTATGATATTTGGAGACACGGTTATTCCGGGGCTAGTCACTTATGAGGTGCTAAAAGAGCAGCTCGAAGAAGTGATCCAGGCTAAGGGCTAG
- a CDS encoding protein-disulfide reductase DsbD family protein: MEMNLKYLKNLFALCLILLSSSAFAQSTPWIENPNHPPVKLRLMLTGEFDSVNKTLPAVLEVKLEDDWKTYWRSPGEGGIAPGIKWDKSTNLKSVDWSWPVPEHFSLMGLQTWGYKHHVSFPLLLTVNDSDDVAQLRGKVTLSSCTTICVLTDYEVSLDVIPSELRADSEAMFTYNKAVSKVPQKVENGVDSPILIGWDSGKSKLVVELDAGQWRQPQLLIDGEPDTVFTLTSLKKKESDSGPGKLIATFDGKSWLGAPEVLGKTLNVTVVDSEQALEYSDEVIPTQVIEDDISLIKVLLIALLGGLILNVMPCVLPVLGMKLSTVIAAPELKRNEIRQQFIASALGILVSFWLLAGFILVLKLTGQAIGWGVQFQNPWFIGFMAIVTSIFALNMLGTFEINLPSSLQTKLATTGGNNNRGHFLQGMFATLLATPCSAPFLGTAVAFALGADTLSLFVIFTALAVGMALPWLLVALFPQVANYFPKPGRWMNIVKVFFSVMLLITSLWLISLLSNFVASSILWLFAGLLVLMFFVFMAKKHGSAAVIASISLGILFSAVTAFMTSEQWARPLPTDLAWTPLSEVEISQQVANGKTVFVDVTADWCITCKANKAGVILQDPVYSALKQADMVIMKGDWTKPSAPITKYLQSHNRFGVPFNVVYGPNAPQGIALPEILSTNEVLSAIERASSRAMAATPAVGDTDSEQFRYD, from the coding sequence ATGGAGATGAACTTGAAGTATCTAAAAAACCTATTCGCGCTCTGTTTGATTCTGTTATCGAGCTCGGCGTTTGCGCAATCCACTCCCTGGATTGAAAATCCTAACCATCCACCGGTGAAACTCAGGTTGATGTTGACCGGTGAGTTTGACTCAGTCAATAAAACCTTACCTGCCGTGTTGGAGGTTAAGTTAGAAGATGATTGGAAAACCTATTGGCGTAGCCCGGGTGAGGGTGGCATAGCACCTGGCATTAAATGGGATAAATCGACCAATTTAAAGAGTGTAGACTGGTCATGGCCGGTACCTGAGCATTTCTCGTTGATGGGGCTGCAAACCTGGGGCTATAAGCATCATGTAAGCTTTCCACTGCTGTTGACCGTAAATGACAGTGATGATGTCGCTCAATTGAGAGGCAAGGTCACCCTGTCATCGTGCACCACCATCTGTGTGCTTACCGATTATGAGGTATCACTGGATGTGATTCCCAGTGAGCTGAGGGCCGACAGTGAGGCGATGTTTACCTATAACAAAGCCGTGTCTAAGGTGCCGCAGAAGGTCGAAAATGGTGTCGACTCACCGATTTTGATTGGCTGGGACAGCGGTAAGAGTAAGTTGGTGGTTGAGCTTGATGCGGGTCAATGGCGACAGCCTCAACTCTTGATCGATGGCGAGCCCGATACGGTGTTCACCCTTACATCTCTTAAAAAGAAAGAGAGTGACAGTGGGCCTGGTAAGCTTATTGCCACCTTCGATGGCAAGAGCTGGTTAGGGGCTCCGGAGGTGCTTGGCAAAACGCTCAATGTCACGGTCGTCGATAGTGAGCAGGCTCTGGAGTACTCAGATGAAGTGATACCGACTCAAGTTATTGAGGATGATATCTCGCTTATTAAGGTGTTACTTATCGCGCTGCTCGGTGGCCTGATACTGAATGTTATGCCCTGTGTACTGCCTGTACTCGGCATGAAATTGAGCACGGTAATCGCCGCCCCCGAGCTAAAGCGCAACGAGATCCGTCAGCAATTTATCGCATCGGCATTGGGTATTTTAGTCTCGTTCTGGCTGCTGGCCGGATTCATCTTAGTGCTTAAACTGACCGGGCAGGCGATTGGTTGGGGCGTTCAGTTCCAGAACCCTTGGTTTATCGGTTTTATGGCAATCGTGACCTCTATTTTTGCCCTCAATATGCTCGGCACATTTGAGATCAACCTGCCTTCCAGCCTACAGACCAAGCTGGCGACCACTGGCGGTAACAATAACCGGGGCCATTTCCTGCAGGGAATGTTTGCTACCCTGTTGGCGACGCCCTGTAGTGCGCCTTTCTTAGGGACTGCGGTGGCATTCGCCTTGGGTGCCGATACTCTCAGCCTGTTTGTTATCTTCACCGCACTCGCCGTCGGGATGGCGTTGCCCTGGCTGCTGGTAGCTCTGTTTCCGCAGGTGGCGAATTACTTCCCTAAACCCGGTCGCTGGATGAATATCGTTAAGGTGTTCTTCTCGGTCATGTTGTTGATCACCAGCCTGTGGTTAATCAGCCTGTTAAGCAATTTCGTTGCTTCGAGCATTCTGTGGTTATTCGCCGGGTTATTGGTGTTGATGTTTTTTGTCTTTATGGCAAAGAAACATGGCAGTGCTGCCGTGATCGCCAGCATTAGTCTGGGCATATTATTCAGTGCCGTTACCGCCTTTATGACCTCTGAGCAGTGGGCCAGACCTCTGCCCACAGACTTAGCCTGGACGCCTTTGAGTGAAGTCGAGATCAGTCAACAGGTCGCAAACGGTAAGACTGTGTTTGTCGATGTGACGGCCGATTGGTGCATCACCTGTAAGGCCAATAAGGCGGGAGTGATACTGCAAGACCCGGTTTATAGCGCACTCAAGCAAGCGGATATGGTGATAATGAAAGGGGATTGGACTAAGCCATCGGCGCCTATCACTAAGTACCTGCAGAGTCATAATCGCTTCGGTGTGCCTTTTAATGTGGTCTATGGCCCCAACGCACCCCAGGGGATAGCGTTACCTGAAATTTTGAGTACCAATGAGGTGCTATCGGCGATTGAACGTGCCTCTTCGAGGGCGATGGCGGCGACGCCCGCTGTGGGTGACACGGACTCCGAACAGTTCCGTTATGACTAG
- a CDS encoding glutamate synthase-related protein, producing the protein MSNPIVADNKPKKVELTKGKEYYFCACGRSKKQPFCDGSHAGTSFKPKAFTAEQDGDAYLCACKHTGNAPFCDGSHKQFTAKQVGSEGPGPNIATNKDSAPTATATTEEPTVEFIHQLARDGLTKLGHHGPMTSMGVPRHQLPHWDDIQIMTAQMATKPLQEDETVSTELIIGPQARKPLKLKIPLFVSDMSFGALSEEAKTALAIGAELAGTGICSGEGGMLPEEQAANSRYFYELASAQFGYREELLHSIQAFHFKGGQGAKTGTGGHLPGIKNHGKISQVRGIPEGEPAISPPTFRELKSSCDFKRFADRVREVSGGVPVGFKLSANHIERDIQFALDATADYIILDGRGGGTGAAPEMFRDHISVPTIPALARARRYLDEQGATGRVTLIVTGGLRVPMDFVKAMALGADGVAISNSAMQSIGCVAARMCNTNNCPAGIATQDADLRQRLNVERSSQQLANFFNASIELMQVMARACGHHNLSDFNKNDLATWHREMALLSGINYAGFTRLD; encoded by the coding sequence ATGAGCAATCCTATCGTTGCAGATAACAAACCCAAGAAAGTCGAGCTCACCAAGGGAAAAGAGTACTACTTCTGCGCCTGCGGCAGATCCAAGAAGCAACCTTTTTGCGATGGCTCCCACGCCGGTACCTCATTCAAACCCAAAGCCTTTACAGCCGAACAAGACGGCGATGCATATCTATGTGCCTGCAAGCACACGGGCAACGCCCCATTTTGTGATGGTAGCCATAAACAGTTCACCGCTAAACAGGTCGGCAGCGAAGGTCCCGGGCCAAACATAGCGACCAATAAGGATAGCGCCCCCACGGCAACGGCCACCACCGAGGAGCCCACGGTCGAGTTTATCCACCAGCTTGCCAGAGATGGGTTAACCAAACTTGGCCATCACGGCCCCATGACCTCCATGGGTGTACCACGTCACCAACTGCCCCACTGGGATGATATTCAGATCATGACGGCGCAGATGGCGACTAAACCTCTGCAGGAAGATGAAACGGTCTCCACCGAGCTGATTATCGGGCCCCAGGCCAGAAAGCCGCTGAAACTGAAGATCCCGCTGTTTGTCTCCGATATGAGTTTCGGCGCCCTCTCTGAAGAAGCGAAAACCGCGCTGGCGATAGGCGCCGAACTGGCAGGTACCGGGATCTGCTCGGGAGAGGGAGGCATGCTACCCGAAGAACAAGCCGCCAACTCCCGATATTTTTACGAGCTCGCCAGTGCGCAATTTGGCTATAGGGAGGAGCTACTACATTCGATACAGGCCTTTCACTTTAAAGGCGGACAAGGCGCTAAAACAGGCACCGGAGGACACCTTCCCGGCATAAAAAATCATGGCAAGATTTCTCAGGTTAGGGGGATCCCCGAAGGAGAGCCCGCGATATCGCCCCCCACCTTCAGAGAGCTGAAGAGTTCATGCGACTTTAAACGCTTCGCCGATCGGGTGCGTGAGGTCAGCGGCGGCGTGCCCGTCGGTTTTAAACTCAGTGCTAACCATATCGAGCGGGACATTCAGTTTGCCCTCGATGCCACCGCCGATTACATCATACTCGACGGGCGTGGTGGTGGAACGGGCGCCGCCCCCGAGATGTTCAGAGACCACATCAGTGTCCCCACCATTCCGGCCTTGGCCAGGGCCAGGCGTTATCTCGATGAGCAAGGCGCTACAGGCAGAGTAACCCTGATCGTGACCGGCGGCCTTCGAGTGCCGATGGACTTCGTCAAAGCCATGGCTCTGGGCGCCGATGGTGTGGCTATCTCCAACAGTGCGATGCAATCTATCGGTTGCGTTGCGGCGCGCATGTGTAACACCAACAACTGCCCCGCAGGTATCGCCACCCAAGATGCCGATCTACGCCAGCGCCTTAACGTTGAGAGGTCATCACAACAACTGGCCAACTTCTTCAACGCCTCGATAGAGCTGATGCAGGTGATGGCCAGAGCCTGCGGACATCATAACTTGAGTGACTTCAACAAGAATGATCTGGCCACCTGGCACCGAGAGATGGCACTGTTATCCGGGATCAACTACGCGGGATTTACAAGGTTGGATTAA
- a CDS encoding DUF3857 domain-containing transglutaminase family protein, with the protein MNTIIRLSFVCFVLLSCMTQAKEIKSGKYEISLGQPNDWVTTQALSPKQINTDMSPVHFRLIGRQDRFTNDTNEYYQDFAATALNQEGVKELSKIELTFNPEFEKLTLHKIEIERKAKWSDRLTSARINVINQEQELSNDLFNGLATAVIVLKDVRVGDTIRYQYSIKGRNPVYGHEFGSHYAMGWEVSVDKVHVRLVNASNKPFNIQNNHKASPTTKQSQFGKEYEWLLKNVTKYNFEEGVPAGHLWAPSVFVSSTRSWSEVSNWAIPHYQFKESSSKALNDFVKEITTNYPNKAEQVAEVIRFVQQDVRYFGIEIGQNSHIPHSPNTVFERRYGDCKDKASLLIALLGAIDVSSSPVLVNSQIGSTLNKRAPSAILFDHVINQLTFEGKKYFIDATNNYQAKGLKFISQPDFGHALVLDKNTNSLTLMPSGNPEIDRISVEQLYVSSSYTEPVDLYITTRYQGHEADAMRYQLSSVSRSEIEQHYLNYYAKFYRDIRVESPVFLVDTTDGGNEILMTEHYSIGDFWQGDNNVLDFELFASYINNYVELPKVINRTQPLSLPGIIAIEQTLKLSMPNNLSYQVREMDTDISSDGLNYNASEAYHDGQFIRRHRFEIDKKTVSTDESRNYINALREIDKDLYYTGSITGDFTRPSNPGVDFILQQSNSGQEI; encoded by the coding sequence GTGAATACTATAATAAGATTAAGCTTTGTTTGTTTTGTACTGCTTTCATGTATGACTCAAGCCAAAGAAATTAAGTCAGGGAAATATGAGATCAGTTTGGGACAGCCAAATGATTGGGTCACAACCCAAGCACTATCCCCTAAGCAAATAAATACAGATATGAGCCCTGTTCACTTCAGACTCATTGGCCGACAAGATAGGTTTACCAATGATACCAACGAGTATTATCAGGATTTTGCTGCTACCGCACTGAACCAAGAGGGAGTTAAAGAGCTTTCTAAAATTGAACTCACCTTTAATCCTGAATTTGAAAAGCTCACCTTACACAAGATTGAGATTGAGCGGAAAGCCAAATGGTCAGATAGATTAACGAGTGCAAGAATTAACGTCATTAACCAAGAGCAAGAACTAAGCAACGATCTTTTTAATGGTTTAGCCACAGCGGTAATCGTTCTAAAAGATGTCCGTGTGGGCGATACCATTCGATATCAGTACAGCATTAAAGGACGAAATCCAGTATATGGACACGAGTTTGGTAGTCACTATGCGATGGGATGGGAAGTCAGTGTAGATAAAGTCCATGTTAGGCTGGTCAACGCAAGCAATAAGCCGTTTAATATACAAAATAATCACAAAGCCTCTCCGACAACCAAGCAGAGTCAATTTGGTAAAGAGTATGAATGGCTACTCAAAAATGTGACTAAATACAATTTCGAAGAAGGCGTACCTGCTGGTCACTTGTGGGCTCCATCGGTTTTTGTCAGCAGTACCCGCTCATGGTCTGAAGTGAGTAATTGGGCCATTCCCCATTATCAATTTAAAGAATCCTCCTCTAAAGCACTGAATGATTTTGTCAAAGAAATCACCACAAACTATCCGAATAAAGCAGAACAAGTAGCAGAGGTGATCCGCTTCGTACAACAAGATGTCCGTTATTTCGGCATAGAAATTGGCCAAAACAGCCACATACCTCATAGCCCTAACACAGTATTTGAACGTCGCTATGGTGACTGTAAAGATAAAGCAAGCCTGCTTATAGCCTTATTAGGTGCCATAGATGTGTCTAGCTCACCCGTGCTAGTAAATAGTCAAATTGGTTCAACACTTAACAAACGTGCTCCTTCTGCCATCCTATTTGATCACGTAATCAATCAACTAACCTTCGAAGGAAAAAAGTACTTTATTGATGCAACCAATAACTATCAAGCCAAAGGCCTAAAGTTTATTAGCCAGCCAGACTTTGGCCATGCTTTGGTTTTAGATAAAAATACTAATTCACTGACACTGATGCCGTCAGGAAACCCAGAAATTGATAGAATATCTGTAGAACAGTTATACGTTTCATCCAGCTATACAGAACCAGTTGATCTCTATATTACGACACGTTATCAGGGTCATGAAGCCGATGCTATGCGCTATCAATTATCCAGCGTATCACGATCTGAAATTGAGCAACACTATCTAAACTATTACGCTAAATTTTACCGAGATATAAGAGTTGAATCGCCAGTCTTCTTGGTTGATACAACTGATGGTGGCAATGAAATATTGATGACAGAACATTACAGTATCGGAGACTTTTGGCAGGGAGATAACAATGTTTTAGATTTTGAGCTCTTTGCCAGCTATATCAATAATTATGTCGAACTCCCTAAGGTGATTAATCGAACTCAGCCACTATCACTCCCAGGAATAATAGCTATTGAACAGACATTGAAATTGTCTATGCCAAACAATCTAAGTTACCAAGTAAGAGAAATGGATACTGATATCAGTTCTGATGGGCTTAATTACAATGCTTCAGAAGCCTATCATGATGGACAGTTTATTAGACGTCATCGTTTCGAGATCGATAAGAAAACAGTAAGTACAGATGAGAGTCGCAACTACATCAATGCCTTACGTGAGATAGATAAAGACCTCTACTATACAGGCTCTATCACAGGAGACTTCACAAGACCAAGTAATCCTGGTGTCGACTTTATCCTGCAGCAATCAAATTCTGGGCAGGAGATATAG